Within the Syngnathoides biaculeatus isolate LvHL_M chromosome 13, ASM1980259v1, whole genome shotgun sequence genome, the region CGTTTACACGGCATATATTTTGTGCATAACTTCGGTATCCACTTGTTTTCCCCAAGTGGTGGAGTAGAGATTTCCTCACTAAATAAACGCTTGTTACTTACCGCAATGtgtgggaaaggagagccaaagttgCTGATGCGTTttggtgcctttttttttttttttttttttttgaacgtggTAGAAGTGAGAAACAAACACAATGAGACCACTGACTCACTAGCTGTTGTTGACCACAGTTCACGACCAGACGTTCACACGTGGACTTGTTACGTCACCTGATCAAGCCTTGCATCTAATTTTATTGTGACTGTAGCCAGTCAGCATTTCAGTTGTGGTCATAGCAGATCGCTTACGGATCTACTGTCGTGCTtattacatgtttattttgttatgGTGATAAATGTATATTCAGTAGCATAATATgtgctatttttaagaacattaTCAATGGAAAGCCACATGAAGCTTTACTGTTGCAAAACTGCTTAGCTCAAATATAGCCAGCTTACATAGCTAAGAAGATTATTCATTGTACATTGTAATAGTTACATGTGTGTCATTGATGGGTGGCAGCTTAAATTTGACCATGCCACAAAAGTCTATTCAATAGATTTATTctgacttgagttttttttaatagggtGGCGACAAAGAAAAAAGTCTGTTCTTGCCAGTGCATACGCTTGAGGACACTCAAGCTGTTCGCGCTGTTTCCTTCCACCCGTCTGGGGCCCTCTACGCCGTCGGCTCCAACTCCAAAACACTTCGTGTCTGCGCTTATCCAGAAACACTGGACACCAGGTGACTGAAGCAGTCAGACAAATCTGTAGAACTTGACCACAGCTTTATTATTCCCCCCTTTAATTCCTTTGCTCCCTTTCTTTTGTCAGTGTTTCGACTCCAGCGAAGCAGCCCGTGGTCCGCTTCAAGAGGAACAAACACCACAAAGGTTCTATCTACTGCGTGGCCTGGAGCCAGTGCGGGCAACTGCTGGCAACCGGCTCCAACGACAAATATGTCAAAGTTCTGCCGTTCAGTGCCGAGACCTGCAATGCCACAGGTAAGGATGTCTGATTTTAAACCGTCACTCACAGAATAACATTGATCATGTATTTAtcgttttgtgaaaaaatggacATAATAGCTTTTGACTCGACAAAAGAAATATAAGAGCAATGTCACGGAGGAATTTTAAGAAATCGATTGTTTCTCATCCTGGTATGTCAAAAAAAGGATGGGAGACACAGGTgttaattgtcatttttatggtGTATTTCCACAGGCCCAGACTTGGAGTTCAGCATGCATGACGGCACCATCAGGGACTTGGCCTTCATGGAGGGTCCAGAAAGCGGCGGGGCCATCTTGATCAGCGCAGGAGCAGGAGACTGTAACATCTATACCACCGACTGTCAGCGAGGCCAGGGCCTGCACGCCCTCAGCGGACACACAGGTACAGACTGATGTGACCATAATTGCATAATTCCATTGAACGTGTACTCAAATATGAGCTTTCTCGTGAAGGTCACATCCTGTCTCTCTACACGTGGGGTGGCTGGATGATCGCATCCGGCTCCCAAGACAAGACTGTACGCTTCTGGGACCTCAGGGTGCCCAGCTGCGTGCGAGTGGTGGGCACGGCCTTCCACGGCTCAGGTAATGGCAACGTTTAAAAACAATTCGTCATGCGGCTTTGCTGTGGGCCTTTCTAAGTGACCtcaacattttgaatgaatgacCTGGTCCAGCTCAGCTTTTATagttaaaaaaacagaagtttAAGTTTACCCACCAAGATGAATTATCAACAAGTCTTGCCGACCTCTCGGGTGACGGGTGGACGCGGTCTGTCTTTCTTCCCTCCGCAGGCAGCCCCGTGGCCTCGGTGGCGGTGGACCCGAGCGGCCGTCTCCTGGCGACGGGACAGGAGGACAGCGCTTGCATGCTGTACGACATCCGAGGCGGGCGCATCGTGCAGGTGTACCGTCCGCACGGCAGCGACGTGCGCTCTGTCCGCTTCTCCCCTGGCGCTCACTACCTGCTCACCGGCTCCTACGACACCAAAGTCATGGTCACCAACCTTCAAGGTGAACTTTCTAGTTGAACGGTCCTCGTGCTGTGAGCCATTTTGTACCGGGCTGTGGGATCTAAAAAGTGTGTAATGCagcctccctctagtggtacatggcagaattaatgaattaaatatTGCAGTGGCTTCAACTTCAATTCAAACATACCACATTTAAGtatagttcagttgtatttaactgtAAAGTagcatacatttgcatttatccTTTTAGAATTGAAGGTTTTCCAATGTTtattaaagtacaatttttatttaactttatctgcaatatattttaattgaaacatttgtgttttttttcgttttgttttttttaaatccacttcAGTACATTTAGAACAAGCAGTGTAGGAAATTGGAGCAATGTCAATATTGGGAGTATAGatgatatagatatatatatatatatgattatgATATGATATTTGTTTCCTGTGCTCAGGTGACTTGACTAAGCAGCTCCCTGTGACCGTGGTGGGCGAGCACAGCGACAAGGTGATCCAGTGTCGCTGGCACACCGAGGACCTCTCCTTCCTGTCGTCGTCCGCCGACCGCACCGTCACGCTGTGGACCCACAACCCGTGACGTGCTCCAACACATAACATAACAACGTTGAACCtgattgacacacacacaggcgaCGGCGTAGAGAATCGCATCGATCATAAGCAACACAGGAAAAGTACATGCTGCATGTCCTCACATGAAGTTGTATGAGCATTTACTTTGATATCCTTCATATATCTAGTTTAAGGTCCATGTACCAGTATACTTTCACAACTAAGATGATTCAGCACATTAGTAGGAGAACAACTGTGTCTTACTAGTAGTGTTTTTGCCGCTACTTGTGCCACTTTTCACCCACTAGTACACAATTGAAGCTTACAAGTAAACTACTGTGTTGAACTTGCAAGACTACTTAAGCCCAACAAGTAGGCATGTCGAACATTAGAATCCTCACTCGCAACATAACGTTATCCCATTAGTATCCCAAAGCTGCATTACTAGTAAAGACAGTGTGTACTAGTACATGTAGCTTAAGCCAGATATCAATTCCACGCCatgtaatagtttttttttccccagtactGCCTTCCATAACTGACATTTTTGCACACAAGTAGAATAGTCTTGGCATACTAGTAGTAGTACTACAGTATGTGCTTTTTCCTCACTTGTAAGTCAGTTAAGCGTGCTCGTAGAGTAGTTGTGTGTTactagcaatgttttttttctacagtatgtgctttttcctcatttgtaAGTCAGTTAAGCGTGCTAGTAGAGTAGTTGTGTGTTactagtaatgttttttttccctccttcgcTACTGACTTCCACAGCCGTATGACCTTTCTGCACACTAGTATGACCACTGTGCCATGTGATTAGGAAAAACGATGTTACTACTGAGGCAAAAACTATGCAGTACTTGACAACTGGTGCGATTGTACTTTTGACGACGTTAAATTCTACCAGTTACCCAGCACTCCATTAGTAATATAGCAGCGCACAAATGTCAAGTAGTGCACTTTTGCTCACTACTTTCTAGTAGTCCTGCTTGTCATTTTACTAGTGCAGTCAATTGTCTTACTAGTGTGATCCAGGCACATAACAGTACATGGACCTTAAACTGGAAATCAAAAAATATATGCTGGAAgaactttccatttttcactgcATTTAGTTGTCATAGCAAAGGGACACAAACCACTGGCATTCTCGGTGACTTTGCGCACGCGTAGAtgcaatacagtatatgcacaTGAGTCACACCAGTTTGCATGCGCTTTTACTGACAGGAACGAAGCTTTTTTTCCATGATGGTGCCTTGATTTTTCAACAGCAGACAAAATCAAATTCCATGGTTTTTTTGCAAGCCCATTTCCTCCAGCTGCTGTTGTagggttttttggttttttttttttcaggaaaagtgGAGGTTCTCGTGTGAAATTGTGATTGTTCGGTGTCAATAGCAAGCTTTTGGCAGCCTTTACAGTCTCTGCTGTTGCTTCCCGACGTGCTGACATTACTGTACCCACCGGATTACTAACCCAAATGTgtaagttgttgtttttaaattgagtCAACGGTTTCATTTTTATAGTTGTTCAAAACCATGACAGATTGTTATTAAGACGGTGTCCAAAGGGAATACAAGCCTCTTTCTTGTTGAACAATTTTTGGGGTGaggttaatattttttttcccacatgctGCTGTACTGAGGTCACAACAAAAGGGGGCAGTCTAGACTATTAATTGTATGCACATTAGAAACGTTATGTGAAGCCAGTATTAGGGacttaaaagtgtatttttctttttttttttttttaagtttaatgcACTTTGTTTTTGAACTCAAACGTTTTATCCTTCtgatatattttcaaatgtttttgtttgtcttctaACAAATAACACCAAACTATTTATTTCCGATGTGATTATGTACAGTGCTAGTTACTGATGTGGTAAGCAAGTCTAATTattgtttcttaaaaaaaagatttaatttaATGTAAGCTAACAGatttgttttatgttcaatAAAGTGTCTTTTAATCAAGTGGAATTGTTTCCTTTGGATGTCAGTAAAAGCAAAAAGTAGCCTTGAAAGAGATTTAATTCCAACAACCTCCCTCTTAAAAATGAAGTACAAAAGGGTACTATCACTGTACATTAATTGATAATTCTGTAGACCATAGTGGAAGTAgcatttgtaaaattaaaaagaaatgacatCGAATCCATCTACTGATACAAAAGGAATAGAGAAATTAAGAGACACACAACATTCATATGAAGAACAACACATACAAATAGAaatggactttttaaaaataacacagAGCGGGTGAAATAATGACTAGTGGAGAAAAATGAGCTTTAAATTGTCCCTGATACCACTTGTGCAAATCGAAAGTTCCTCCATGAGGTTTACTCCATGCTAGCTGCTGTTTTGGATGAGTCCATTTTTGGGTGGAGTTTTAAGTGCTCTGTTTAGCTGGAGTTGTCTGTGGTGACCTTCACCGCTGAGGAGGACGGCAACGTGACCCGCTGCTCATCCATTCGCTTGGCCTGCGAGCGCATGATGAGGCTGAAGAAATCCTCGTCGGGTACTGTGGGACCACGCGcaggaggagggggtggagcgCAGCGCTGGTCGTCCAAACGGGACCCCTGGAGACATCGTAAGAGATTCAGTGAGACTCgtgcctttgaaaaaaaaaaaaaaacgttatgtGTTTGCCCAAGAGGGAGCAGTCAAGGAGTATTTTGAATTAATACAAACAATTTCAAGCATTCGTCATCTTTGATTCTGTTTGGATTTTGCCATGGTATAGTTTCAGTATctgtgtttaaatactttatccAGGAATATTAGCAAAGTTTGAATTTTAATATTGTGAAAACACCAGCAGGCCCACCTGGCACTTGACCAACATCTCAAAGAAGTCCTCATCAGGCTCGACGTTGTCAGCGTTGGCCATCAGGTGGCTGAACACGGCCTGGTTGCTGTTTTGATTGAGTCTAAGGCCCGGTAAGCTCCCGCCGGCGCCCGAGGGGTCCTCGAGCCTCCGGCCTTGAGCGCCAGATACGTTTGCGGACTCGGAAACAGCTGCCAGGGAAGAGAGGAGGAATTCATTTGTGGATTACAATTTTTGATAGCTTGCAGTTTGGCTGTCCTTACAGTAAGAGAGAGCCCCGCCCTCCGTAAATAAAGCAGCTTTATTTTAGGTGTAAGATTCATAAAGGAACAATTAGCCTTttttgccagagggaaaaaggCTAAAGTGAGCTGTTGTGAGCATTTTTTCGGGGTTGTGTGTGAAATTTGGCTGCAGGTGTTGTAGGGTTGAATAATCTACTTATTACATTGATAAATTTCGTAAGCAACTAAAAAtgaagtttatatttttaaagaaaaataatgtgccTGTAAGGTGCAGGTATTATTTTTATCCAGTTGGGGTGACCATTCTCAAGTATTACTGCGGTGTTGGTGAGATGTCTTTAAAAAGTGGGCTTGTCCAGTTGGCCGACAGTTAGCTGACTAACCTGTTGGCCAGTTTACTTGTTAAGTGACTCGACGTGAGTTGTGGCCATCAGCAGTGTGTGTATCAATGTGCTTGTTTCCTTTTCGTATGAATAAATGCCATATTTTCTTAAACTCTAatattagccttttttttttttttaaggctgcaTACTCACATCTCCTGATGATCCTGGGCGGAGACTCTGGGCCACCATTTAGCGACAACCTGCTGCCTTTCACGCCAACGGCGCAGCGCTGATCGTCCATGCGGTTGCTCTGGAAGCGACTGAGGAGGTCGAAGAAGCCTTCGTCCCCAAGCATGTCGGGGCTGGATCGCTACGCGGAAACGGCAAGCGGTCAGACACGGGTTTCAAGCGTGAGGACGCGGATGTCTTCGGTCCAACCTTGTGTGCCCCCTGTGAGGGTGCGTATCCGTTATCCAGAGTGTTACTGGCGTCCTGGAGAACTTTACTGGAACCTCCGCCAGGCTTAAACTTCTTTCCACGCAGACGGCTGATGAAGAACAACTTGGAGGAGCTCTTCGTGAGGGTAGGCTTGCTCTGTTTGCTTAGGATGTCACTGCTCCACTTCTGACCCTTCACAACACAAACACTCATCATCGGTGGATAACAGTGATTCCAAATCACCGTTGCAggtcaaaacaaaaccaaaaaaatatatatatatctaaaagcagcactgtatattttttgtctAATTTTTGTAGGGTGGTGAGccacaagatttttttcccccatgtaaAATAAGAGGCTCAATTAATGTTGAGACAACATAAACATCAAAAGGGGGGCACATACGTTCATCTTGTCAGGCGTGAGCTTCATCAACTTCAGGTTCTCCATGCTGTGCCTCCTGCTCATCCTCGGCCTCGCCCCTACAACATAAACGCCCGATGATGGTGGCTTCCCCGTGAAAACATCCTAAACATCGAGTGTCCCAATTGCGCACCTTGCATGTTGTAGTCCATGTCCCTGTTCTCAGACAGGGTGGAGTTATTCGTGCTGTAGCTTATGCCCAACACCGTCTGCAGATCTGTCACGTTCATACGCGCCGTCAGCTCACCGCTCCTGTCTCCAGTCTGACGCACACACAAATCATATTAACGTTACAACCCTGGGAtttgggtttctttttttccagtgggTAGACGTAATGAAGTTCCGTAAAAGGCTATTTGCATCAATATCACGAGAGGAACCTCTTTGCAGATCTCCAGGTGTTTCTCAGCAAAGTGCATGGCCTGGTCGTGGTTACCAAGTGCAGTGTGAGCATTTCCCAGACTCCAGCACGCTCGACCTTCCCCGATCCTGCGCACGCACGACACTTTAGTCGACGTGAACGGTGATCATGTGGCTCGCTATGGGAGTGTGTGTACCGGTCATTGAGGTCCTGGGCTATGATGAGGTGTTTGAGGTGGTAGTCGATGGCCCTCTCGTAGTCCTGCAAAAGAGTGTATGTGTTCCCCAGACTGTAGCACGCCTGAGCTTCCACGGCGCGATCCTTAAGCTGCCTCGCCAGCTGCAGGGTCCTCCTGAATCGCCggagacatttaaaaaggacaagCAGTACtcaaattagaatttttttttttttttttaagatacgaACTGTCATTTGGCCAACAAAACAGTATATACGGTATGCATTTATATACTGTCTATGGGTGGAGTTGAGTTTAGTCTGGGTTGTTCAGGAGAGACTATACAGAGGCACTTTGTTAGCTTCAAATCACATGtaggtcatttatttttttaagttaaatgtgaattttaataaTAACTGTTTTGGTCTGATTCATGCTTTATTAATAACGTGAACTACTGTATTTTGATCGAAGAATGATATAGGACTTTTCTTCAGACATTAGGGAATTATTCTAAATGGTGAACGACTTCTTACTAAAAAAATgggttaacccattcgtgggcagcttcccatttttgggacatcatgattttcacgcattatatccttcagtatatcaaaatatttaagtgttttaatctgaagccataatttggtatctaaGAAAaaccaagtaccctctcgcgggcacggtcccatttttgggacgagattataaatgagtaaagttatcatataacttaaccacaaacgtgttatttccttgattgtggcctgttaggagacttttatctcaataaaggaaaaaaattgccaccctgcccatgaataggTTAATATTATTAATTCATCAACTTACTTATAATGCTCTGCTGCCACTTCAAACTCTCCTAGGAAGATGTAAGCGTTGCCCAAGTTGCAGTAAGCCCGTCTTTCTGCGGAGCGGTCGCCAAATTCTCTCGCTATGAGCAGACGCTGAAGATAGATTTGAAAGATTTACTTTTTGGGCTAACCCTAATCTACACACGGGTATTTTATCATTGGTATCAGCCCTCACCTGCTCGTGAGACGCCACAGCGTTCCGAAAGTTCCCAAGCAGGTAGTGAGTGTTTCCCATGTTGCCGTAAGTTCGACCCTGGGCGGCCCGGTCACCGAGCTCCTGAACAAGCCCCAAGTTTTCCCTAAAAATGCACACGGAAGTGACAACTAGAGGCACAAGTCATGCTAACGCAAACATAGCAAACACGCTGTGACATACTCGTAATATTCCGCCGCCTTCCTCAGGGCCATCATGACGTCTTCCGGAAAATCTCCAGGCTCAGCACCGCTCCAGCATATACTTTTCCCTTTTGCGTGGTACACATTACCAAAGTTGTAGAGAGCTCTCGCCTGACCCACCTAAAATCGAAAAAGGAAACTATACTTTTACTATATTTGAGAAACTATGCATATATTGTAGTTCTGAAAAAgtattgattttaattttttctacTGTAGAAGGGGAGTAGGCGTTTATTGAAACGAGTTTTTGTTAAACCGCCTGTTTCCAATTGTGGAGCTGATCCCTTTTCACAATAACACAAATGTGTCACAACGTTGTTCTCCTCTAATTGGTCAGCTCCGAGTGGAAGGATGTAAACAGGAAGGTTTGCAGTCGGGCAAGGGGAAGATAGTCCATCGTGTATTTCTTAAGTAGTGAGACAGAGGTCCTCGATAGCTAGGTTCCAGACTCCACTAGTACATTAATATGTTTAGTAAAACCCCTGCtactggagggggaaaaaaatgccagtgATTGATGCCCCCCCCAAATTTCCATCACCACTGAGATTCATACAGTACTTTAAACGATCACTATATCAtatcatataacacaaaacattttaatacagttttaaactcattttacaacatgactcttggaaataaatggctTACAGATGCAACGGAAGTTAGGCTATGTCCCTTTACCACTTCTACTAACAACCCAAGCTAAACGTAGCTCCTCCCTTAGTTTCCTCAGGTTTTGGGGCTATCTTGTGGTGTCTTAAAGCATTTTACataaaatgtgtatgtaaaatCATATTTCCCCCTTGAAATGTATAGAAAGATCTTTAATATGCTCCAGACtccctttccaaaaaaagtttttaggaACAAAAT harbors:
- the gpsm2 gene encoding G-protein-signaling modulator 2 isoform X3, yielding MEVSCLELALEGERLCKVGDYRAGVSFFEAAIQVGTEDLQVLSAIYSQLGNAYFHLHDYAKALEFHRHDLTLTRTIGDLLGEAKASGNLGNTLKVLGRFDEAMVCCQRHLDIARDVSDKVGQARALYNFGNVYHAKGKSICWSGAEPGDFPEDVMMALRKAAEYYEENLGLVQELGDRAAQGRTYGNMGNTHYLLGNFRNAVASHEQRLLIAREFGDRSAERRAYCNLGNAYIFLGEFEVAAEHYKRTLQLARQLKDRAVEAQACYSLGNTYTLLQDYERAIDYHLKHLIIAQDLNDRIGEGRACWSLGNAHTALGNHDQAMHFAEKHLEICKETGDRSGELTARMNVTDLQTVLGISYSTNNSTLSENRDMDYNMQGARPRMSRRHSMENLKLMKLTPDKMNGQKWSSDILSKQSKPTLTKSSSKLFFISRLRGKKFKPGGGSSKVLQDASNTLDNGYAPSQGAHKRSSPDMLGDEGFFDLLSRFQSNRMDDQRCAVGVKGSRLSLNGGPESPPRIIRRSVSESANVSGAQGRRLEDPSGAGGSLPGLRLNQNSNQAVFSHLMANADNVEPDEDFFEMLVKCQARVSLNLLRCLQGSRLDDQRCAPPPPPARGPTVPDEDFFSLIMRSQAKRMDEQRVTLPSSSAVKVTTDNSS
- the gpsm2 gene encoding G-protein-signaling modulator 2 isoform X1 codes for the protein MDAEGSLISARVEDQSFHVRYRMEVSCLELALEGERLCKVGDYRAGVSFFEAAIQVGTEDLQVLSAIYSQLGNAYFHLHDYAKALEFHRHDLTLTRTIGDLLGEAKASGNLGNTLKVLGRFDEAMVCCQRHLDIARDVSDKVGQARALYNFGNVYHAKGKSICWSGAEPGDFPEDVMMALRKAAEYYEENLGLVQELGDRAAQGRTYGNMGNTHYLLGNFRNAVASHEQRLLIAREFGDRSAERRAYCNLGNAYIFLGEFEVAAEHYKRTLQLARQLKDRAVEAQACYSLGNTYTLLQDYERAIDYHLKHLIIAQDLNDRIGEGRACWSLGNAHTALGNHDQAMHFAEKHLEICKETGDRSGELTARMNVTDLQTVLGISYSTNNSTLSENRDMDYNMQGARPRMSRRHSMENLKLMKLTPDKMNGQKWSSDILSKQSKPTLTKSSSKLFFISRLRGKKFKPGGGSSKVLQDASNTLDNGYAPSQGAHKRSSPDMLGDEGFFDLLSRFQSNRMDDQRCAVGVKGSRLSLNGGPESPPRIIRRSVSESANVSGAQGRRLEDPSGAGGSLPGLRLNQNSNQAVFSHLMANADNVEPDEDFFEMLVKCQARVSLNLLRCLQGSRLDDQRCAPPPPPARGPTVPDEDFFSLIMRSQAKRMDEQRVTLPSSSAVKVTTDNSS
- the gpsm2 gene encoding G-protein-signaling modulator 2 isoform X2, with the translated sequence MDAEGSLISARVEDQSFHVRYRMEVSCLELALEGERLCKVGDYRAGVSFFEAAIQVGTEDLQVLSAIYSQLGNAYFHLHDYAKALEFHRHDLTLTRTIGDLLGEAKASGNLGNTLKVLGRFDEAMVCCQRHLDIARDVSDKVGQARALYNFGNVYHAKGKSICWSGAEPGDFPEDVMMALRKAAEYYEENLGLVQELGDRAAQGRTYGNMGNTHYLLGNFRNAVASHEQRLLIAREFGDRSAERRAYCNLGNAYIFLGEFEVAAEHYKRTLQLARQLKDRAVEAQACYSLGNTYTLLQDYERAIDYHLKHLIIAQDLNDRIGEGRACWSLGNAHTALGNHDQAMHFAEKHLEICKETGDRSGELTARMNVTDLQTVLGISYSTNNSTLSENRDMDYNMQGARPRMSRRHSMENLKLMKLTPDKMNGQKWSSDILSKQSKPTLTKSSSKLFFISRLRGKKFKPGGGSSKVLQDASNTLDNGYAPSQGAHKRSSPDMLGDEGFFDLLSRFQSNRMDDQRCAVGVKGSRLSLNGGPESPPRIIRRSVSESANVSGAQGRRLEDPSGAGGSLPGLRLNQNSNQAVFSHLMANADNVEPDEDFFEMLVKCQGSRLDDQRCAPPPPPARGPTVPDEDFFSLIMRSQAKRMDEQRVTLPSSSAVKVTTDNSS